In one Lolium rigidum isolate FL_2022 chromosome 3, APGP_CSIRO_Lrig_0.1, whole genome shotgun sequence genomic region, the following are encoded:
- the LOC124696844 gene encoding heat shock 70 kDa protein 8, producing MAEQFYTVTSDSETTGEDQAQQSFPDVAIGIDIGTSRCSVAVWNGHQVQLLKNTRSQKGMRSYVMFKDDTLSAGVTGGATKEHAHEERDILSGSAIFNMKRLIGRMDTDEVVQASKTLPFLVQTLGIGVRPFIAALVNNMWRSTTPEEVLAIFLLELKALVEMHLKHPVRNAVLTIPVAFSRFQQTRIERACAMAGLHVLRLMPEPTAVALLYAQQQQQLLHDIMGSGIEKIALVFNIGAGYCDVAVSATAGGVSQIRALAGCTVGGEDILQNVMRHLLPNFDSLYGNAGQTMDRIKSMGLLRIATQDAIHKLASQESVEINVDLGGGHKVSKVLNRAEFEQVNQAIFEKCERIIKQCLADGKLAPEDIDDVILVGGCSRIPKIRSLVLGLCKKEDSYASIDVLEAAVSGAALEGAIASGATDTSGSLDLLTIQATPMNLGIRADGDGFAAIIPRNTAVPARREMLFTTTRDNQTEALIAVYEGEGKEAEANHLLGYFKITGIPAGAKGSVEINVCMDIDAANVLRVFAGVVKPQGEAAPPFMEVRMPTLDDGHGWCGQALAKMYGSDLDLALLLPKKVQP from the coding sequence ATGGCTGAACAATTCTACACTGTGACATCGGATAGTGAAACCACTGGGGAGGATCAAGCACAGCAATCATTCCCTGATGTTGCTATCGGCATTGATATTGGCACTTCAAGATGCAGTGTTGCTGTTTGGAATGGTCATCAAGTGCAGCTGCTGAAAAATACCCGAAGCCAGAAAGGGATGAGGTCATATGTCATGTTCAAAGATGACACCCTTTCAGCTGGTGTTACTGGAGGAGCAACCAAGGAACACGCACACGAGGAACGAGATATCTTGTCAGGAAGTGCAATATTCAATATGAAACGTTTAATTGGGAGAATGGACACTGATGAAGTGGTTCAAGCTAGCAAGACCCTCCCTTTTCTTGTGCAGACATTGGGCATTGGTGTGAGGCCATTCATTGCAGCCCTAGTCAACAATATGTGGCGGTCCACAACTCCTGAGGAAGTTCTTGCCATCTTTCTGCTTGAATTGAAGGCCCTGGTGGAAATGCATCTCAAACATCCAGTCCGGAACGCGGTTCTAACCATTCCAGTTGCATTCAGTCGGTTCCAACAGACCAGGATCGAGAGAGCATGTGCAATGGCTGGACTGCATGTGCTGAGGCTTATGCCAGAACCCACCGCTGTTGCGCTTCTGTAcgctcagcagcagcagcagcttctgCATGACATCATGGGAAGTGGCATCGAGAAAATTGCCCTGGTATTCAACATTGGTGCTGGTTATTGCGACGTTGCGGTGTCTGCCACTGCTGGAGGTGTTTCCCAAATAAGAGCACTTGCGGGTTGCACCGTTGGTGGGGAGGACATTCTTCAGAATGTTATGCGCCACCTCCTACCCAATTTTGACAGCTTATATGGTAATGCTGGTCAAACAATGGACAGAATCAAGTCAATGGGTTTACTGCGTATCGCAACTCAGGATGCGATACACAAACTGGCCTCCCAGGAAAGCGTTGAGATCAATGTTGATTTAGGGGGAGGCCATAAGGTGTCCAAGGTTTTAAACCGTGCAGAATTTGAGCAAGTGAATCAGGCGATCTTTGAGAAATGTGAGAGGATCATCAAGCAATGCTTGGCAGATGGGAAGCTAGCACCGGAAGACATTGATGACGTGATCCTGGTAGGAGGATGCTCCAGAATTCCCAAGATCAGAAGCCTCGTCCTGGGATTATGCAAGAAGGAAGACTCCTACGCGAGCATAGATGTTCTGGAAGCTGCTGTTTCAGGTGCCGCCCTGGAAGGGGCCATTGCTTCAGGAGCCACTGACACTTCAGGGAGCTTAGACCTGCTGACCATCCAGGCCACCCCGATGAACCTCGGGATCCGTGCCGACGGTGATGGCTTTGCCGCGATCATTCCAAGGAACACTGCAGTTCCTGCGAGAAGggagatgctgttcacaacaactCGTGACAATCAGACGGAGGCCCTCATTGCTGTCTACGAAGGTGAAGGCAAGGAGGCGGAAGCGAACCATCTGCTGGGGTACTTCAAGATCACCGGCATTCCTGCAGGAGCCAAGGGGTCTGTCGAAATCAATGTGTGCATGGACATCGATGCGGCCAACGTCCTGAGGGTGTTTGCTGGCGTTGTGAAGCCGCAGGGCGAGGCTGCCCCGCCGTTCATGGAGGTGAGGATGCCCACGCTCGATGACGGGCATGGCTGGTGCGGGCAGGCACTGGCCAAGATGTATGGTAGCGACCTCGACCTGGCCCTTCTCCTCCCAAAGAAGGTCCAGCCGTAA